The Arabidopsis thaliana chromosome 5, partial sequence genomic interval GGATTTATTTCCACTACAGAACCTTTTTTTGGacttcttttttccaaaattttaatctattttatttatgatattatagTAGTATTTGTTACTTTAATGgctatgttttaaaattattttgtactttatttttcgaaatattttattcttgcAATTGCTTTATTCgcaagatattttttttaaaacccctcatttttaatataagtttttagtcctaactttatatttatatatttagtaggtaaatttgaattctcatagaatttttttagtaattagatttgaatttgtttccttgattataaaatgaaacaaaacaatgttattaaaattcagtaaaaatgttatttatatttcaaaaaacttaataagtaacaaattttatttatcaaagtATAATATCCATCTAAgataaatcatataaactctaattttgatacatatatattttctggaaatgttttaaaaaatttcatatataacaaggcgataaatcataaatcaaagTTTTCCTAACAATGTCCAAACTATATTGTGTACTTGTTCCTGGTTATATGGTTTTGTGATTGACGATAAAAGTGTGATACAATATCATTGATATGATTTCAtgtctcatcttcttctattgttaaatgattttttatatatttatttgttatgaATTGTAGATGACTTGGGAGAGAAGTATATACTATATAAGCTTATTTTCATGATCAGATTAATTAAGCTTTGTAACAAACACTTATGTGTGTAATGAAAGTTTGTTAAGTTTTCGTTATCATCTCTTCTCCGATCATCGGAGTttaatatggtatcagagctttTTCGttaattcttcttctatcgTTTTTGTTGGAGACGagttctttgtttcatttgttattCCTTTTCCGTTTTGCAATTGGTGAtttgcaattttattttcttcttttggttcatTCTTCTTGTATAGTAAGTTGATCTAGAATGTTATTCGATCAGATCTTAGAGATCCAGCTTctagggaaaaaaaatatgaatgatGTTTTCAAATGGTAGTGGATAGCTTTGGTTATGTTTTAGACATTCTTGTAATCGTGAATTGTTATAATAATGTGAAGTTTTATTGACTTAAAAATGTTACAGTGCATTAATTGCATTCCATTACTCTCGTTAATCGATACAAATTACGTTCATATAATCattataaatagtttttttattaattatttaaacagTTATTAATTGCATAGGTTAATCCATTTAAACAAATTGGTTGGGTCAACTCATATACTCATTTAGCTATAAACTTATTGGGtaatgagttgagttgagttttTAACGCTCGTAGTAtcataaaccaaatatatatctatattttaaaaatttaattgtttaaatttataatgagatatttgatattattttcaattagATACAACATCAAAcactataattattttttaatctttaaataacaataaatcattttatttatattatatattatatatagaaaagaagGAACATCAAATACGTGgatttaaatatttacataGAAAAACGATGACAATTTTacttataatcaaaattagaagaagttgtagataaatgaaaacattttatCAATACGGAGTTGGCCCATTGATAAATCTCACAGGTAGAAGTTCTGGATTATATTTCTATTGggatgaattttttttccaaaaatatgaatttaactAGATGTGAATTCTAAATTTAGGGAAAGTAAAGTTTTCATGTTTGAACTTTTAgatattcaaaaagaaaagaaaaaatgaaaacactttcaaatacaaaaacatgATGTTGAAATGATATaccatatattatatgtatctAAGTGACTGGTGACGTAAACCATAATGCTAAGTGATTTCTGACATATTAtagaaactacaaaaaaaacataaattggAAATTGCCATGATATAACCTAAttctatttaaagaaaaatcaccGACTTTCACATTcaaagaaatttaatatatgattgttaatttacttatgttcttgaatcttgacaAAAGAAACGactattttttcaaataaataatttcaaaattgataAGAAAGTCAACCACCGTTACACCAAATTTagatatgatatatttattggTCACAAACTACTACTACTATTTGTAGTTTACCATATTTTCTCACTATAGATGCCGAATATTCtgaatataacaaacaaaaaatttcttaaaatggTTTAGCTTAGCTGTCAATATTTCCATAGCCAGATTTAATAATTTAGCTTTCAGAAAACGATTATGCTATGTTAGTTGATGATGGTTTAGCTTAAGTAATAACCTTATAATCTTAAAAGGATGATTAGAGAAGGTTTAATAGTGGAAGAAGTTGGTAGATGGGAAGATGGTCCCGACCATTGTTACATAAACaagtcaaaataaaattattaaagtgGAAAATGTTATATTGGTTTGGTTCATTCAATTTAGAATTTGGATGTGGCGACCAACAGACAAGTGATGCTTCGTTAAGAAGAATTGTTAAAAgggcatcttcttctttcttattataAAAGCTTGGGCACATCTAAAGGCATTattgctttattttttgtattacttCAATAAAGTTTGGAACGATAACGATAATGATGCAATTAATTCTTTGTCGAATATTCATTGTAGTGTCATGGTAGATTGTAACACGTTTTGTGCAGATCTTTTTTTTGACAacagcaaaaaataaaaaatcacacATCTTTTGAAAAGTTATAAAGATGATTAGCTTATTCTTTCTCGTTGTTAACATAAAGAGGATTAGCTTACCTTTATGGAAACTTGAGAAATACGTACATTTCAACTCttagaaaaacaattcatatATTTCTTAGATCGGAAACTAATAATGTTTGAACGTATGATGTATGAAAAATCATACCCTTAATTACGAGCTTATTGGGATATAATTCACGAGATATGTGTACATATGTtccacatgttttttttttacatgaaaTAACAAACTCGAAACAATGAATTATTGTTGAAATTGGAAACTCTTATATAATgtcacaaaatattttccatCAGTGAGAAAAGAACGTTAAATTTTAGAACATAGTtgcaaattttcttaaaatattttaatgttaatttagaaaaaaagaaagaaaagttctTGAGCTGAATAATCAAGGATGGTATGTGAACTAAGGCCCATAAGAtagatctctttcttctcgCTCTCGCATCTATCAGAGGGAGAGGATCTCTACTCCGATCTCAATCGAAGTTTTagatttcgtttttttgtttccggTTTACCGGATCAGTGTATATTTTCGCCTTGTACGATTTAataattctgattttgttttcgattATGTCCGAAACTTTCTCGCTCTTGCGAGTCTTCGATCTCACTCTCCTGACACTATTGACATCTTCGCTCTTCTTCACAATCCTCTTTGTTTCCGCCAATTTGCTCGAGGAATAATATATTCATCTTTCCCCTATTGCTCATGATGTTTGAGCAAGGATTCAACTACATCAACTTAGGTGTGGCCAGTGATGGAGCTTCCCCGAAGTTGGCGTTAATCGGAGAGTTTTTGAAGCAGTTTTTCTACTCAAATCCGGAAGAAACTTGGCGTTGTGGGCTCAAGCTTAGAGATCGACATGAGGAAAGAGGATTCACATCGCCTCAAAGCCGATTGACGGTGGCTGATCGGAATTTTTGCGGTGTCCCGGTGAACCCGACAATGAGGCTCAACGTCATGACACGTGGCTTAAGGACGACACGTTCGTTACACGTGTTAGACACTAAATCAACTTGCGTTTCTtgtttatctttattttaatttggtttggcCTGGGCTTATATCcatgtaatttttttgaacCTTCTGTATTTCCTGCCTTTGGGCTTT includes:
- a CDS encoding uncharacterized protein (unknown protein; Has 30201 Blast hits to 17322 proteins in 780 species: Archae - 12; Bacteria - 1396; Metazoa - 17338; Fungi - 3422; Plants - 5037; Viruses - 0; Other Eukaryotes - 2996 (source: NCBI BLink).); this encodes MMFEQGFNYINLGVASDGASPKLALIGEFLKQFFYSNPEETWRCGLKLRDRHEERGFTSPQSRLTVADRNFCGVPVNPTMRLNVMTRGLRTTRSLHVLDTKSTCVSCLSLF